The Ancylothrix sp. D3o genome window below encodes:
- a CDS encoding acetate--CoA ligase family protein, with the protein MVQETLTQTLRINARRTDAFDIFNLKHYSGPNPYLNQAALVFDFALTGHLQPLALVDYVSKITQFYPHLAGETYQSYAHLFARTVTEVGKLDMDLHLDQSSVKPYAHYVRIAVQTLHARTGRSVIYFVWDWFEAMTQNQEFELDSQIKILQNIFRTSAYGGPTVYTLWRTAYEKKIPVFYLWDEGLVQYGYGKKQVRGIATTFDGDSHLDSDFTTRKDDCKSVLATLGFPVPKGEIVSTQSQAITAAQEIGFPVAVKPVAGHKGIGVTAGVQDTDELIFAFERAEEAIPEGQPVRIIVEKSLSGADFRLLCVNGRFVAATERRPASVTGDGRSSISELIERENRTPARLDTPTSPLSKIQSDAAMQMYLEEQNLTLDSVIEKNRTVYLRKVANLSAGGVSIDATRTVHPDNIILAQDIAQYFRLTCLGIDIMAPSLSQSWKEGNFGILEINSAPGISMHLRPAIGESVHVGEEILKTFFASEKDARIPILTFNRISLEQLQEVIDHILLQHPEWTIGAVCQQGAFVNRSLKNLAKDYNTKVQSLLRHPKLDLLIAEYPDEILENDGMFYEYSNMVVLDKPTETEMMLTRDLPDDATLIIKNENNVSIRRKGLIEQYQLGENEPFSRVYLKEIGTII; encoded by the coding sequence ATGGTGCAAGAAACTCTTACGCAAACTCTACGCATTAATGCCAGAAGAACTGATGCTTTTGATATCTTTAACCTCAAGCATTATAGCGGCCCCAACCCTTACTTAAATCAAGCTGCTCTCGTTTTTGATTTTGCTCTGACCGGCCACCTGCAACCTCTCGCTTTGGTTGATTATGTTAGCAAAATTACTCAATTTTACCCCCATCTGGCCGGGGAAACTTATCAGTCGTACGCTCATCTGTTTGCCCGAACGGTTACAGAAGTTGGCAAACTCGACATGGATTTACACCTCGATCAAAGCAGTGTAAAACCCTACGCTCATTATGTCAGAATCGCAGTTCAAACTCTCCACGCTCGCACGGGCCGGTCGGTAATTTATTTTGTTTGGGATTGGTTTGAGGCGATGACTCAAAACCAAGAATTTGAGTTAGATTCTCAAATCAAAATTTTACAAAATATTTTCCGCACTTCTGCCTATGGTGGCCCTACCGTGTACACACTATGGCGCACCGCTTATGAGAAAAAAATTCCTGTTTTTTATCTCTGGGATGAAGGTTTAGTACAATATGGTTATGGCAAAAAACAAGTGCGGGGAATCGCCACAACTTTTGATGGTGACAGCCATTTAGATTCGGATTTTACAACCCGCAAAGATGATTGTAAATCAGTGCTGGCAACACTAGGGTTTCCCGTTCCGAAGGGCGAAATTGTTAGCACCCAAAGCCAAGCCATAACTGCTGCTCAAGAAATAGGTTTTCCGGTGGCTGTTAAGCCGGTGGCCGGTCATAAAGGTATTGGTGTTACAGCCGGTGTCCAAGACACAGATGAGTTAATTTTTGCTTTTGAACGCGCCGAAGAAGCAATTCCTGAAGGTCAGCCGGTGCGTATCATTGTTGAAAAAAGTTTATCCGGCGCCGATTTTCGTTTACTCTGTGTTAATGGCCGGTTTGTTGCAGCCACAGAACGTCGCCCCGCTTCGGTGACTGGTGATGGTCGTTCCAGCATTTCGGAATTAATAGAACGCGAAAATCGCACCCCCGCACGTCTGGATACTCCCACTTCTCCCCTGAGTAAAATTCAGTCCGATGCAGCAATGCAAATGTATCTCGAAGAGCAAAATTTAACCCTCGATAGCGTCATTGAAAAAAACCGCACTGTTTATCTGCGAAAAGTTGCCAACCTTTCCGCCGGCGGTGTTAGTATTGACGCTACCCGCACCGTTCACCCCGATAACATTATCCTTGCCCAAGACATTGCCCAATATTTCCGCCTCACTTGTTTAGGCATTGATATCATGGCACCGAGTCTTTCTCAGTCTTGGAAAGAAGGCAATTTCGGCATTTTAGAAATCAACTCCGCACCGGGTATCTCCATGCACTTGAGACCGGCAATTGGAGAAAGCGTTCATGTCGGTGAAGAAATTTTAAAAACTTTCTTTGCTTCAGAAAAAGATGCCCGCATTCCGATTCTTACTTTTAACCGCATTTCACTTGAACAACTGCAAGAAGTTATCGACCACATTCTTTTGCAACATCCCGAATGGACAATTGGTGCTGTTTGTCAGCAAGGCGCTTTTGTCAATCGTTCCCTTAAAAATCTTGCCAAGGATTACAACACAAAAGTACAAAGTTTACTGCGTCATCCCAAGCTTGATTTGTTGATTGCTGAATATCCCGATGAAATTTTGGAAAATGATGGGATGTTTTATGAGTACAGCAATATGGTTGTGCTAGATAAGCCCACAGAAACCGAAATGATGCTAACACGAGATTTGCCTGATGATGCAACCCTAATCATCAAAAACGAAAATAATGTCTCGATTCGTCGCAAGGGCTTAATAGAACAATATCAGCTTGGCGAAAATGAACCGTTTAGTCGGGTTTATTTAAAGGAAATTGGCACGATTATCTAA
- a CDS encoding response regulator: MVTHTSSAPFLVLEGLRVLVVEDEVDIVELFSFVLEESGAEVKAGFSVQEAVQIAKQFKPDILISDMTLPDGDGYALIETLKSHTTKEGKAIRAIAVTGAAGDENRTSALSAGYEEHICKPVDLDNLVQVVATIAERRISL, encoded by the coding sequence GTGGTCACTCACACATCATCCGCACCATTTCTTGTTTTAGAAGGCTTGCGTGTACTTGTTGTTGAAGACGAAGTAGATATTGTTGAATTGTTTAGTTTCGTGTTAGAAGAAAGTGGCGCTGAAGTAAAAGCAGGTTTTTCCGTCCAAGAAGCAGTGCAAATTGCCAAACAGTTTAAACCCGACATTTTGATCAGTGACATGACTTTACCCGATGGCGACGGATACGCACTCATTGAAACCTTAAAAAGCCACACCACAAAAGAAGGTAAAGCCATTCGCGCCATAGCCGTCACCGGCGCCGCTGGAGATGAAAATCGCACATCTGCATTATCCGCCGGTTATGAAGAACACATCTGCAAGCCGGTAGACTTAGATAATTTAGTTCAAGTTGTGGCCACCATTGCTGAGCGAAGGATATCTCTTTAA
- a CDS encoding response regulator transcription factor yields MSEIRVVLIEDHDLTRIGIRTALQQREGIKVVGDAANGMDGLKMLKSLKPDIAIVDIGLPDIDGIEVTQRFKESMSPSDSPTKVLILTFQDSEQEVLAAFAAGADSYCMKDIRFEQLLEAIRATFEGNSWIDPAIAGIVLRQARTTPSTPVEDKSLTATVTISAADPEYSQLIEAYPLTERELEVLELIVQGYSNAAIAEKLYITVGTVKTHVRNILNKLSADDRTQAAVLALRSGLVG; encoded by the coding sequence ATGAGCGAAATTCGCGTAGTTTTAATTGAAGACCACGATTTGACCCGGATCGGTATCCGCACGGCTTTACAACAGCGTGAGGGTATTAAAGTGGTGGGTGATGCCGCAAATGGTATGGATGGCTTAAAAATGCTTAAATCGCTTAAGCCGGATATTGCTATTGTGGATATTGGTTTGCCGGATATTGATGGCATCGAGGTGACGCAACGCTTTAAAGAATCGATGAGCCCCTCAGATTCGCCGACGAAGGTTTTAATTTTGACTTTTCAAGATAGTGAGCAAGAGGTGCTGGCGGCTTTTGCGGCTGGGGCTGATTCTTACTGCATGAAGGATATTCGTTTTGAACAGTTGCTTGAGGCAATTCGGGCGACTTTTGAGGGGAATTCTTGGATTGATCCGGCGATTGCGGGGATTGTTTTACGTCAAGCTCGCACGACTCCTTCGACGCCGGTTGAGGACAAATCTTTGACGGCAACGGTGACAATTAGTGCGGCTGATCCTGAGTATAGCCAGCTTATTGAGGCTTATCCTCTGACTGAGCGGGAGTTAGAAGTTTTGGAGCTAATCGTGCAAGGTTATAGCAATGCGGCCATTGCTGAGAAGCTTTATATTACGGTGGGAACTGTTAAAACTCATGTTCGTAATATCTTGAATAAATTATCTGCCGATGACCGCACTCAGGCTGCTGTTTTGGCTCTGCGTTCAGGGTTGGTTGGTTGA
- a CDS encoding PAS domain S-box protein, producing the protein MNHTRPPQASEAQWHKKEQAVTDSQGFPLDLPQSATRPQRQQPHPDSIPQIIWSGSSASGIAYFNCRWYDFTGLSEAQSLGFSFLAVIHPEDRDRWRACFQQPATVEEIEFRLLGRDDIYKWFVAHIQVNHGPESLLTGTCTNIDKFKKTETALEKQQQLLQALWTKASEGIVLCDSEGAIIAINPAAKQLHGIPANEPAPQEANFFEQNKPGIDSGQTTLQSLEYSYYEADGKTPIKRDESPLLRALNGEVVSEVEMRVVSADGSRRSLLATGTAIVNNRGDKLGALVTLRDITAQKQKEELWLQTQERYQLIAENSSELICRLRAGIYLYVSPAALRLLGYAPTELIGRDALELIHPEQRTEIQKIYQSIFSERASTTLTNRLRRKDGNYIWVETTLLPRFKAAGFGGEEIISITREITVRKQLEAEIGNLYREIDRLTRKHSIHLQAANQLKDELLGRELAVRANLIATQEHYRTEQQRMIGAMHLLIEASSLFASSLDSETVLVSLAQLIVPYLGDWCVINAVDAYQTCRCVAVAHKDPAKENLIWQLQQRYPVEADGSYSYLKPLNSGGINKSDEIYVEFGISDQQLQTLAVDAEHFALLKKLNFRSYICLPLRLGQQSFGSILFVLSDKNRRYSPADLTLAEDLGHRTASALEKVQLYREAQQTSKNLSQVILVLDQQQQQLRTLQRLTNLLNQSLTDLPGLLQVMVDAVCESVPGAMFCLIVLHNPATNRLELVATAGTGTEHLPLRMPLYTEDGLLSTVFSTGASSLLRHSEPGDDGEGVELPAAVYGVPIESAQAGRLGVLATGNWNDPQAFDYEMWQQLLVAVGEQAAIAINNARLIHILEEREELVAEQNHILASQNKELAHQREHIQLQNLQLLQAARLKTQFLATMSHELRTPLNAIIGFAQLLLRNRSYELPAPQQDMAQRILNNGKSLLMLINDILDLSKIEAGIRDVKPETFEITHLINATVQQFKPQAEEKNLTLAFRSENLQNHWVFLDKSCLRQVLINLVSNAIKFTDAGSVEVEVSDLEPNRVEILVKDTGIGISETELKHIFEAFRQVDQTLTRRFPGTGLGLAITDSLVQLMRGTISLESTLGKGSLFKIILPRHS; encoded by the coding sequence ATGAACCATACCCGTCCTCCACAAGCATCAGAGGCGCAGTGGCACAAAAAAGAGCAAGCCGTCACTGATAGCCAAGGGTTTCCCCTGGATCTGCCCCAGTCGGCCACGCGCCCACAGCGCCAACAGCCTCATCCCGACAGCATCCCACAAATCATCTGGAGTGGTAGCAGTGCTTCGGGAATTGCCTATTTTAATTGCCGGTGGTATGACTTTACAGGACTCAGCGAAGCCCAATCTCTCGGCTTTAGCTTTCTGGCTGTCATTCACCCAGAAGACCGCGACCGCTGGAGAGCCTGTTTCCAGCAGCCGGCCACTGTCGAGGAAATAGAATTTCGGCTTTTAGGGCGCGATGACATCTATAAATGGTTTGTTGCCCATATTCAAGTTAATCACGGCCCAGAGTCCCTGCTCACCGGCACCTGCACCAACATCGACAAATTTAAAAAAACCGAAACTGCCTTAGAAAAACAGCAACAGCTTCTCCAAGCTCTCTGGACAAAAGCCTCAGAGGGTATCGTTCTCTGCGATAGTGAGGGAGCAATTATCGCTATTAACCCGGCTGCTAAACAATTGCACGGCATACCGGCCAACGAACCGGCCCCACAAGAAGCAAATTTTTTCGAGCAAAATAAACCGGGCATTGATTCGGGGCAAACTACCCTTCAATCCCTGGAATATTCATACTACGAGGCAGACGGCAAAACCCCCATCAAGCGCGACGAAAGCCCCCTCTTGCGAGCCTTAAACGGCGAAGTAGTCAGCGAAGTGGAAATGAGGGTGGTATCCGCCGACGGCAGCAGACGCTCATTGCTGGCCACCGGCACCGCCATTGTCAACAACAGGGGAGACAAACTCGGTGCCTTGGTGACGCTGCGCGACATTACTGCACAAAAGCAAAAAGAAGAATTATGGCTACAGACGCAAGAACGCTATCAATTGATAGCCGAAAATTCCAGTGAATTAATATGCAGGTTGCGGGCCGGCATCTACCTCTATGTTTCGCCGGCAGCGCTACGGTTACTCGGCTATGCGCCGACTGAACTGATAGGACGCGATGCTCTGGAGTTGATCCACCCGGAACAGCGAACAGAAATTCAAAAAATTTATCAAAGCATTTTTTCTGAAAGGGCCAGCACGACCCTAACAAACCGCCTGCGCCGCAAAGACGGCAATTACATCTGGGTAGAAACAACGCTGTTGCCGCGTTTCAAAGCAGCCGGCTTTGGCGGTGAAGAAATTATTTCTATCACCCGCGAGATCACAGTTCGCAAACAACTGGAAGCGGAAATTGGGAATCTCTACCGGGAAATTGACCGGCTCACCCGCAAACACAGTATTCATTTGCAAGCTGCAAATCAATTAAAAGACGAATTGTTAGGACGTGAGTTAGCCGTGCGAGCTAATCTGATTGCCACACAAGAACACTACCGCACAGAGCAACAACGAATGATCGGCGCCATGCACTTGCTTATAGAAGCCAGTTCACTTTTTGCCAGTTCGCTAGATAGCGAGACGGTGCTGGTAAGTTTGGCGCAGTTGATTGTGCCTTATTTAGGCGACTGGTGTGTTATTAATGCAGTCGATGCCTACCAAACTTGCCGGTGTGTTGCTGTTGCCCATAAAGACCCCGCCAAAGAAAATTTAATTTGGCAATTGCAGCAGCGCTATCCTGTCGAAGCCGATGGATCTTATAGCTATTTAAAGCCTTTGAATAGCGGTGGCATCAACAAGTCGGATGAAATTTATGTGGAGTTTGGGATTTCGGATCAACAACTTCAAACTCTGGCCGTTGATGCGGAACATTTCGCCTTGTTGAAAAAGCTAAATTTTCGCTCGTATATTTGTTTGCCGTTGCGTTTAGGTCAGCAAAGTTTTGGCTCAATATTGTTTGTGCTTTCTGACAAAAACCGCCGTTATTCTCCAGCCGATTTAACATTGGCTGAAGACTTAGGCCATCGCACGGCTTCGGCGCTGGAAAAAGTGCAACTCTACCGCGAAGCACAACAAACGAGCAAGAATTTATCTCAGGTGATTTTGGTGTTAGACCAACAGCAACAGCAACTACGAACCCTGCAACGGCTGACGAATTTGCTTAATCAAAGCCTGACTGATTTGCCTGGGTTGTTGCAGGTAATGGTAGATGCCGTTTGTGAGTCGGTTCCGGGGGCGATGTTTTGCTTGATTGTTTTGCATAACCCTGCAACAAATCGCCTGGAGTTGGTGGCGACTGCGGGCACCGGCACTGAACATTTACCGCTGAGAATGCCGCTTTATACCGAAGATGGTTTACTCTCAACGGTGTTTTCTACCGGCGCGTCTAGTCTTTTGCGCCATTCGGAACCGGGAGACGATGGAGAGGGTGTGGAGTTGCCGGCGGCGGTGTATGGTGTGCCGATTGAATCTGCCCAGGCGGGCCGGTTGGGAGTCTTGGCAACGGGGAACTGGAATGATCCGCAGGCGTTTGATTATGAAATGTGGCAGCAATTGTTAGTAGCGGTGGGAGAACAAGCAGCTATTGCGATTAATAATGCCCGTTTAATTCATATTTTGGAAGAACGCGAAGAATTAGTTGCTGAGCAAAATCATATTCTGGCGTCTCAAAATAAAGAACTTGCCCACCAGCGCGAACATATTCAATTACAAAATTTACAATTGTTGCAAGCAGCCCGCTTAAAAACGCAGTTTTTGGCAACGATGTCGCACGAACTCCGCACGCCATTAAATGCCATTATTGGCTTTGCTCAATTGCTGTTACGCAACCGTAGCTACGAATTACCGGCGCCACAACAGGACATGGCGCAGCGGATTTTGAATAATGGCAAGAGTTTGTTGATGCTTATTAATGATATTCTCGATTTGTCAAAAATTGAGGCCGGTATTCGGGATGTGAAACCCGAAACTTTTGAAATTACGCACCTAATAAATGCCACTGTTCAGCAATTTAAACCCCAAGCGGAAGAAAAAAATTTAACCTTGGCATTCCGCAGCGAAAATTTACAAAATCATTGGGTGTTTTTAGACAAATCTTGTTTGCGACAGGTGTTAATTAATTTGGTTTCTAATGCTATTAAGTTTACGGATGCTGGCTCGGTTGAAGTTGAAGTCAGCGATCTTGAACCGAACCGCGTAGAAATTTTGGTCAAGGATACCGGCATTGGTATTTCTGAAACGGAGTTAAAGCACATTTTTGAGGCTTTTCGTCAGGTAGACCAAACTTTAACGCGCCGGTTTCCGGGGACTGGTTTAGGATTGGCAATTACTGATTCTTTGGTACAGCTTATGCGGGGGACGATTTCTTTAGAAAGTACGCTGGGAAAAGGTTCTCTTTTTAAGATTATCTTACCGCGTCACAGTTAA
- a CDS encoding site-specific DNA-methyltransferase, with amino-acid sequence MASFLKQGVKMATGIPKTQGYGNISESLSPNNLDVCLSYAGKLSESEILATAPAECVRIWLENQRKDDELENRLYFGDNLPILASLFNDTTVRGQVRLIYIDPPFATNSIFQSRSQMNAYSDLLKGSHYIEFMRERLIFLRELLAEDGSIYVHLDENMAFHIKIIMDEVFGSRNFRNWITRKKCNPKNYTRKTYGNISDFILFYTKSDNYVWNRPLDQWTEERALKEYEYVEKETGRRYKKVPLHAPGVRNGETGKPWRGMNPPPGKHWQFMPKTLDEMDARGEIYWSSNGNPRRKIYLDESNGIAVQDIWLEFRDAHNQNIKITGYPTEKNPDLLARIIQASSNPGDLVLDCFCGSGTTLAVASQLERRWIGIDNSPEAISTILRRFAKGCERMGDFVSQNKSKLSNQSDQEPQQLSLFNADELSQNSDNISKPSEKINNFCLYAAKSSVQELDIISTQIKG; translated from the coding sequence GTGGCTTCGTTCTTAAAACAAGGAGTTAAAATGGCAACCGGCATCCCCAAAACACAAGGTTACGGCAATATTTCGGAAAGCCTTTCACCGAATAATTTAGATGTCTGCCTTTCCTATGCTGGGAAACTTTCTGAGTCGGAAATTTTGGCAACAGCGCCGGCGGAATGTGTGAGGATATGGCTAGAAAATCAAAGAAAAGATGACGAGTTAGAAAACCGACTTTACTTTGGTGACAATTTACCGATTTTGGCATCTTTATTTAACGATACTACAGTTCGCGGCCAAGTCAGACTAATTTACATTGATCCGCCTTTCGCTACCAACAGTATCTTTCAATCTCGCTCTCAAATGAATGCTTATTCAGATTTGCTAAAAGGCTCTCATTACATTGAATTTATGCGAGAAAGATTGATTTTCTTGCGAGAGTTATTAGCTGAGGATGGCTCGATTTATGTCCATCTTGATGAAAACATGGCTTTTCACATCAAGATCATTATGGATGAGGTTTTTGGTTCTCGTAATTTTCGTAATTGGATTACCCGCAAGAAATGTAATCCCAAAAACTACACCCGCAAAACTTATGGAAATATATCTGATTTTATCTTATTTTACACAAAATCAGATAACTATGTTTGGAACCGGCCTCTCGACCAGTGGACGGAAGAACGAGCACTCAAAGAATATGAATATGTCGAAAAAGAAACCGGCAGAAGATATAAAAAAGTTCCCCTCCATGCGCCAGGCGTAAGAAATGGGGAAACCGGCAAACCTTGGCGAGGAATGAATCCACCCCCAGGCAAACACTGGCAATTTATGCCAAAAACCCTAGATGAAATGGACGCACGCGGGGAAATTTACTGGTCAAGTAATGGCAATCCGCGAAGGAAAATTTACCTGGATGAAAGTAACGGAATTGCCGTCCAAGATATTTGGCTTGAGTTTCGAGATGCTCACAATCAAAATATTAAAATCACCGGCTATCCTACAGAAAAGAACCCAGATTTACTGGCTCGAATTATTCAAGCATCCTCAAACCCTGGGGATTTGGTTTTGGATTGTTTTTGTGGTTCGGGAACTACCTTAGCAGTAGCCTCGCAGTTAGAACGCCGGTGGATAGGAATAGATAATAGTCCCGAAGCTATTTCAACAATTTTACGACGTTTTGCCAAAGGCTGCGAGCGGATGGGAGATTTTGTCAGCCAAAATAAATCTAAGCTTTCTAATCAATCTGATCAAGAACCTCAACAGTTATCTCTATTTAATGCTGATGAACTCAGCCAAAACAGTGACAACATATCAAAACCTTCGGAAAAAATTAACAACTTTTGCCTTTATGCAGCCAAGTCATCTGTTCAAGAATTAGACATAATCTCGACTCAAATCAAAGGTTAA
- the acsF gene encoding magnesium-protoporphyrin IX monomethyl ester (oxidative) cyclase — MVDSLKKPGYEELRPGVKIPAKDTILTPRFYTTDFDAMAKMDISANEDELRAILEEFRADYNRNHFVRDAEFETSWDHIDGETRRLFVEFLERSCTAEFSGFLLYKELGRRIKDKSPLLAECFNLMSRDEARHAGFLNKAMSDFNICLDLGFLTKNKKYTFFQPKFIFYATYLSEKIGYWRYITIYRHLEAHPENRIYPIFRFFENWCQDENRHGDFFDAIMRAQPQMLNDWTAKLWSRFFLLSVFATMYLNDIQRYGFYESIGLNARDYDIEVIKKTNDTASRVFPVVLDVENPEFYQRLDTCVANNAKLSEIAKSDAPTIVKFCQKLPCYLSNVWQLGRLYFMKPIESAPVATVR; from the coding sequence ATGGTAGATTCCCTCAAAAAACCAGGCTATGAAGAACTGCGGCCCGGAGTAAAAATCCCAGCCAAAGATACGATTTTGACTCCTCGGTTCTACACGACTGACTTTGACGCAATGGCCAAGATGGATATCTCGGCCAATGAAGACGAACTGAGAGCCATTCTCGAAGAGTTCCGCGCTGACTATAACCGCAATCACTTTGTACGCGATGCCGAGTTTGAGACATCTTGGGATCATATTGATGGGGAAACTCGCCGACTGTTCGTTGAGTTTTTAGAGCGTTCCTGTACGGCGGAGTTTTCGGGTTTCTTGCTTTATAAAGAACTCGGACGGCGGATCAAAGATAAAAGTCCGCTTTTGGCAGAGTGCTTTAATTTGATGTCTCGTGATGAAGCTCGTCACGCCGGCTTTTTGAATAAAGCAATGTCGGATTTTAATATTTGTTTGGATTTGGGCTTTTTGACGAAAAATAAGAAATATACTTTCTTCCAGCCCAAGTTTATTTTCTACGCAACTTATCTGTCTGAGAAAATTGGTTATTGGCGGTATATCACGATTTATCGGCATTTGGAAGCACACCCTGAAAATCGTATTTACCCTATTTTCCGTTTCTTTGAAAATTGGTGCCAAGATGAAAACCGGCACGGCGATTTCTTTGATGCAATCATGCGAGCACAGCCGCAAATGTTGAATGATTGGACGGCTAAACTTTGGAGCCGGTTCTTCTTGCTGTCTGTGTTTGCAACAATGTATCTAAATGATATTCAGCGTTACGGGTTTTATGAGTCGATTGGTTTGAATGCCCGTGATTATGATATCGAAGTAATTAAGAAAACGAATGATACTGCATCTCGTGTTTTCCCCGTAGTTTTAGATGTGGAGAATCCTGAATTCTACCAGCGTCTCGACACTTGTGTGGCAAATAATGCTAAACTGTCGGAGATTGCTAAATCGGATGCGCCTACAATTGTGAAGTTTTGCCAAAAACTGCCCTGCTACCTCTCTAACGTCTGGCAGTTAGGACGGCTTTACTTCATGAAGCCGATTGAATCCGCTCCGGTAGCAACTGTGCGGTAG
- a CDS encoding protein kinase encodes MSYCLNAHCQKPQNPTGAVFCQTCGSKMLLADRYRALKLIGSGGFGRTFLAQDEYKPSKPRCAIKQFSASDLGTGTLKKATELFHQEAKQLEQLGSHPQIPQLLAHFEQEGRLYLVQEYIAGLTLAQELDQHGPFNETQIKALLNDLLPVIQFIHSHNIIHRDIKPENIIRRLHDNKLVLVDFGGAKHLTGTSLNRTGTSIGSAGYASPEQNFGKAVFASDIYSLAVTCIHLLTQIPPFDLFDSREGEWVWRDYLVNNSVSPKLGQILDKMLQTAISRRYQTPGEVLADLNAKPVLSPPPPPQITALPAIPQENRQTRIGVSYALWAAGFVGFGGLHRFYNGKVFSGIVWFCTWNLFGLGQIIDAFLIPEIVDQYDHKMREKIGLSSGGVPLNQPIGIAQTYKVSNRQETIVKILKAASARGGKLSVTQAVMDTGLDFLEVENLLKEMAVAGYAKVSNDRGVVIYRFTEL; translated from the coding sequence ATGTCCTATTGCCTCAACGCCCACTGCCAAAAACCCCAGAACCCCACCGGCGCTGTATTTTGTCAAACTTGCGGCAGCAAAATGCTTTTAGCCGACCGTTATCGTGCCTTAAAACTCATTGGCAGCGGTGGTTTTGGCAGAACCTTTTTAGCACAAGACGAATATAAACCCTCAAAACCCCGCTGCGCCATTAAACAATTTTCTGCCAGCGATCTCGGCACCGGCACCCTCAAAAAAGCCACCGAACTATTTCATCAAGAAGCCAAACAACTCGAACAACTCGGCAGCCATCCCCAAATCCCGCAATTACTAGCGCATTTTGAACAAGAAGGACGATTGTACCTTGTTCAAGAATACATCGCCGGCCTCACCCTCGCCCAAGAACTCGACCAACACGGGCCCTTTAATGAAACGCAAATCAAAGCTTTATTAAATGACCTCTTGCCGGTTATCCAATTTATCCACAGTCACAACATCATCCACCGCGATATCAAACCCGAAAATATCATCCGGAGATTACATGACAATAAACTTGTCTTAGTAGACTTTGGCGGCGCAAAACACCTCACCGGCACATCTTTAAACCGCACCGGCACCAGTATCGGGTCTGCCGGTTATGCTTCCCCAGAACAAAACTTTGGCAAAGCCGTATTTGCCAGCGATATTTATAGTTTAGCCGTTACCTGCATTCACCTCCTCACACAAATTCCGCCCTTTGACTTATTTGATAGTCGAGAAGGCGAATGGGTATGGCGCGATTATTTAGTTAATAATTCTGTCAGTCCAAAACTCGGACAAATTCTCGATAAAATGCTGCAAACTGCCATTAGCCGGCGCTATCAAACCCCAGGCGAAGTTTTAGCAGACTTAAACGCAAAACCTGTTCTTTCCCCCCCGCCGCCGCCACAAATTACAGCCTTGCCAGCCATACCCCAAGAAAACCGTCAAACCCGCATCGGTGTTAGCTATGCTCTTTGGGCGGCTGGGTTTGTTGGCTTCGGCGGACTGCATCGATTTTATAACGGTAAAGTTTTCAGCGGTATTGTTTGGTTTTGCACTTGGAATTTATTCGGATTAGGTCAAATTATTGATGCGTTTTTAATCCCCGAAATTGTCGATCAATACGATCACAAAATGCGTGAAAAAATTGGCTTATCCTCTGGCGGCGTTCCTCTAAATCAACCCATAGGAATTGCCCAAACTTATAAAGTTTCTAATCGTCAAGAAACAATTGTAAAAATTCTCAAAGCCGCCAGTGCTAGAGGAGGCAAACTATCAGTAACTCAAGCCGTTATGGACACCGGCCTTGATTTTCTCGAAGTGGAAAACTTATTAAAAGAAATGGCAGTTGCCGGTTATGCCAAAGTTTCTAACGACCGAGGTGTGGTTATTTACCGTTTTACAGAATTATAA